From the Rhinatrema bivittatum chromosome 7, aRhiBiv1.1, whole genome shotgun sequence genome, one window contains:
- the LOC115096020 gene encoding ventral anterior homeobox 1-like: protein MFERADKMEVRCDSDAEAARLPRSLHPDRKERSEAAGADSAEDCAKRDSFSSDPDYCRRILVRDAKGSIREIILPKGLDLDRPKRTRTSFTAEQLYRLEMEFQRCQYVVGRERTELARQLNLSETQVKVWFQNRRTKQKKDQGKDSELRSVVSETAATCSVLRLLEQGRLLSPPGLPGLLPSCATSALASALRGPSGSPAAGPTSAGLRAASPGHGLFGLPVPSLLGTVASRLSSAPLGMAGSLAGNLEELSARYLSSSAFEPYCRSGSKEGLEKKARD, encoded by the exons ATGTTTGAGAGAGCCGACAAAATGGAGGTGCGATGCGACTCGGACGCGGAGGCTGCCCGGCTCCCGAGGAGCCTGCACCCGGACAGGAAGGAGAGGAGCGAAGCCGCGGGCGCGGACTCCGCCGAGGACTGTGCCAAGAGGGACTCCTTCTCCTCCGACCCGGACTACTGCCGGAGGATCCTGGTCAGAG ATGCCAAAGGCTCCATCCGCGAGATTATTCTGCCCAAGGGACTGGACCTGGACCGGCCCAAGAGGACCCGGACCTCCTTCACGGCCGAGCAGCTGTACAGGCTGGAGATGGAGTTCCAGCGGTGCCAGTAcgtggtggggagagagaggacggAGCTGGCCCGGCAGCTCAATCTCTCCGAAACGCAG GTCAAGGTCTGGTTCCAGAACCGCAGGACGAAGCAGAAGAAGGACCAGGGCAAGGACTCGGAGCTGCGCTCCGTGGTGTCCGAGACGGCGGCCACCTGCAGCGTCCTCCGCCTCCTGGAGCAGGGGCGCCTGCTCTCCCCCCCGGGCCTGCCCGGCCTGCTGCCCTCCTGCGCCACCAGCGCCCTGGCCTCGGCCCTGAGAGGGCCCTCCGGCAGCCCGGCCGCCGGCCCCACCTCCGCAGGACTGCGCGCCGCCAGCCCGGGCCACGGCCTCTTCGGCCTGCCGGTGCCCTCGCTGCTGGGCACGGTGGCCAGCCGCCTCTCCTCCGCCCCCCTGGGCATGGCCGGCTCCCTGGCAGGGAACCTGGAAGAACTGTCCGCCCGCTACCTGAGCTCCTCGGCCTTCGAGCCCTACTGCCGGAGCGGCAGCAAGGAAGGCCTGGAGAAGAAGGCCCGGGACTGA